The Limnospira fusiformis SAG 85.79 genomic interval GTGGAATTGGCGATCGCCTGTGGTCCGGGAACTTATATCCGTTCTATTGCTAGGGATTTGGGGGAACGTCTGAACACTGGGGGGACTCTCGCGGGTTTAGTTCGCCTACAGTCCAGTGGGTTTAGCTTGGCAAATAGTTTGACTATCGAAGAGTTGGAAGATCTGGTCAAGCGGGAAAAGTTTAAACCCCTTGACCCCTCTCTGGCTTTGACTCATTTACAGGCGATCGCCCTAGGTTCCGAAGATGCAAAACGTTGGTGTCACGGACAGCGGGTTCCCGTCGCGGGAAATGTCGATGCCGTGTTACGGGTAGATGACCAATCCGGTCAGTTTCTCGGTATTGGACGCATTATTCAAGAACAGGATACTATGGTATTAGCTCCCCAAGTTGTCATGTTGGATAGTTGAGATGAAACAGATATTAATTGGTTTGATTAAGGGTTATAAGTCATTGATTTCTCCGGTGCTTCCTCCCGCTTGTCGCTTTTATCCCACTTGTTCAGAATATGCTATGGAAGCAATAGATCGCTTTGGCATTTTTCGGGGTGGATGGATGGCGATCGCTCGTATTTTGCGCTGTCATCCCCTTCACCCAGGCGGCTATGATCCTGTTCCCCCGAAAGATGATCATGATCATTAACAACTTTCCCCCCGCCGCCATACATCAAACATAATAATCATCCATTATTCCTGATCTTTCTTGACCGTCGATGGTATCGTTTCCTTCGCCACCATAGATAGTATCATCACCAGAACCACCGATAAGGGAATCATGTCCCTCTTCTCCCAAAATCAGGTCATTACCACCACGACCATCAATAGTGTCATTGCCAGGGCCACCATACAAAGTGTCATCACTATCCCCCCCGGTAATGATATCATCACCAGACCCTCCAGCAAAGAAATTTTGCGGCTCCGTAGCCCCTCGAAAGATTAAACTTCCGTCGGGCAATTCTTCAATTTGAGGGGTTTCAATAAACTGTGACATAGTTAGGGACTTTCCTTTTACAAAGGCTCATGGCTTAGGTCAAACTATCCATTGAGTGTAATAGTGTTAACAAGGCTGAAAAGGGTACTAACGGCTAGATGGCCTCGGGCTTGAGAATATCTGATCAGGTAATGTCCTAAATCTCATGTTTAGAAATTTTCAGCATTAGATCAAACTACTCCTATTCTCTAGGCGAGAAGCCATTCATCCGGAAAACAGTCGAATAGTTTTGCTATTGATTGCCTGATACCTTCGGCCATAGGCTGTGTGATTAATGCCATAAAAAAAAGTAGGGTTAGTAATAACCCTACTGTTAAACAAATTACTATTGAGAATCGAGGAGCAATCTGCTATTCCAAAAATGGAGGCAATACGACTTAACTCCTACGCCAAGGATTTTAACCTTAGAATAGCTCGAAATCGGAAGCTGTAATATCTGGAGAACCCAAGAACTCGGCTATTTCTTCGCCGTTGAATAGTAAAACGCCTGTGCTTTGGATGTACACTAAACCGCTTAACCCACTAGCGTCTGCGTCAGTGGCTACAGTCTGGAAGGAGTTTAAGTCATATCCGGCACCAGCGCGTAGGGCAATTATGTCTCCCTCGGCACTATTGAAGTCGGTAATGACATCGCGGGTTAGGTTAGCACTAGCAGTGATAGCAAAGGTATCAGCACCAGCACCACCTGTTAGGGTGTCGTTACCTTTGTCACCGGCTATGAAGTCATTGCCATCGCCACCGCGTATGAAGTCATTACCTTGACCACCGTATATGGTGTCATTACCGGGGCCACCTATGATGGTATCGTTGCCTTTTTCCCCAAATAGTAGGTTATTACCACCGCCACCATAGATTAAATCTTCTCCATCACCACCACGTATGATGTCATTACCAGTACCGCCGACTAGGGTATCGTTACCTTTGTCACCGGATAGGCTGTTATTACCATCACCACCATAGATTAGGTCATCACCTTGACCGCCATAGATTAGGTTATTACCTGCTATGCCATAGATGGTGTCGTTTCCTTGGTTACCATATAGTTCGTTGTCGCCTTCGCCGCCAACTATTGAGTCATTACCCTCGAAGCCGTAGATAACCATGTTGGGGTTGTCACCAGCGGTTAGGGTATCTGCGAAAGGGGTACCCTGGATGCGAATAGCCTCTGCGGTTCCCCGAATGCGGGCAGATTGGTTGGGATTACCGACTATAACGGCTCCCTCAGCTGTAAAAATGACTTGAAACTCGGTGGGGTCAACTACCTGTGACATAAGTGCTCCTCACGAAATGTTGGACAAATGAATAATTTTCGACAATTGGGATTCTACAATAGCAGTCTGGATATTCGGTAGGTTTGCCGATAAATTTAGGGTAATTTTACGGTAATTTGGCTAAAGCTGTTGACACTCCATCGGGCTAAAGCCACGAGGATTCTTTAGAGGAGATAACCAACAAATGTTAGTCATTGCTCGTAACAACCACATGGCCGTACCGTACCTATGTACCAATACAACAACAGTCCACAAGGCGGTGTCAATGGCCGCTACACTGTTAGCTTTTGCTTTCAGTTTACTTTAGATTTATGCTTTTCACTCGCTTAACGTCTTTGCTTGTGGGGGCTGGGTCTGTAGTGCATTTGCACCGACTACCATTTCGGTAAGTCATCTTTTCAACAGGTGTCCCACCACTGGGAGTCTCACCGTACAATTAAGGTCTTAGTGGCATACTTGATTATATTCTAAAGCTAAGTAAATGTAAAGCGGTCCTAGAAGGACGGGGTTTCTACCCATTTTTTTGATGATTTGGCAAACCAGTTTTGACACTTAGTATTCCTGAACCATGCCAGCGAAACCCGGAATCTCTTTCCCTATTTGTGATAGGAAAAGACGGGAAAAGTCTGTTAGAACTAGATGGGGTTTGTTGCCGATATTACCGCTCAAACTATGATTTAAGAGAATTCCTCCAACATTATAGGGAGATCGCAAAAAATCACAACTAGCTTAACAGATAATCGTTGCCCTGGCAATAGCTGAACCAATTTTAACAAGAAACTCCTCTAAACACCCGATACACGAGCAGTTACAAACACTACATTTTTGAGGTTTGTAATTGCTTGGGTGCTGGGAATGGCCAACTGTCTCCGTTTAAGCAAGGCAAGCAAGTTAGTTATGCCCTGGGGCTTGTTTCGGATCGCACTGGCAGTAACAGGCCAAGTAGAGCGCTGACATCTACAAAAATGACGGACGGGGTTGCCAGAAGGTTCCAAAAAATTTTTCGCAAAGAAGTCGATCGCCTCAATCAATCTCCAGAAAATGGTTAAATCCCCTATCAGTTGGGGGATAGCGGCTTTGAAGAAGTGAAAATAAAAGTTCCCGATTTGGTTCAGTTGTTGTCGGCATCAGCTAAAATTCTCAGAGATGTTCAAAATCTTGTCCCCACTGCCTAGGTATATGGAACTTTATATCGGTTTTCCGATTCCAGTTACCTGGGTATGGTTGCATATAAACCCCAATATTAAGTCGATTACATGAAAGATAAGTATTTTCTCACTAACAAGGCGGCCGACAGCTATCATACATGGAGCCAAAAGGCTTTTGGGTTCCGGCTATGGTCTTGGCGGCGGGGTATGAGTTTACTAGCTACCCCCTTAATCTTAGGCGCGATCGCCGATTTAGCCATAACTCCTAAAGCGATCGCCAATGAATTACCAACCTCCCAAAACTCCCCAGAATACCTAGTACAAGCCCAAATCATCTACGTTAACCCCTCCACCGGAACCGACAACGACACGGTAACCGGTTCTCAAGCAGCTCCTTTCCGTACCATCACTTATGCTATGTCCAGGGCTACCGCCGGCACGACTATTAAGTTGGCTCCCGGAACCTATAGCCCAGACACGGGGGAGGCATTTCCGATTAACATCCAACCAGGGGTTATCCTACTGGGTGATCAGTCTAATAATGGTCGGAATGTGCTGATTATTGGTGGGGGTAATTTTGTCAGTCCCAGTCTGGCTCGTCAAAATGCGACTATCAGAACCTTGGGAGACCCTCAAATTTTGGGAGTCACCATTACCAACCCCAACACCAGAGGGACTGGGATATGGGTTGAATCGTCTAACCCGACCATCAGTAACTCAACCTTTGTCAATAGCAAACGGGATGGGGTTTTTATCAGTGCTGAAGGTAACGCCACGATTACTAACAATATTTTTGCCCAAAATGATGGTAATGGTATTTCCGTCGCTCGTTCTGGTGGTGGACTAATTAGGGGAAATCTCTTTCAAAATACTGGTTTTGGTATTTCGATTAATGATGATTCCGCCCCGAAAATTGTGGAAAACCAGATTGTGGACAACCGGGACGGGGTGATGATTTCCCATACGGCTAAACCGATTTTACGCAATAACTTGATCGAAAATAATCAGCGTGATGGTATTGTGGCGATCGCTACTGCACAACCCAACCTAGGAACAGCAGGGGATCCGGGTCAAAACCTGATCCGCAATAACCAGCGCTACGATGTATATAATGCCACCCGAGGTAACAGTATCTCTGCAGTAGGTAATCAAATCGACGAAAGCCGCATTTATGGAGCCGTTGAATATGTGCTGGCGGCTGTGACCCCCCCTAACTTGGGTCTGGAAGTTGGCACTATTTCTGACCTACAAGGACATTGGGCGCAGTCCTATATGGAAGCATTAGTTAGCCTGGGGATTATGTCAGGATTTGATGATGGTTCTTTCCGTCCTGATGAGCCAGTCACCAGGGTACAGTTTGCGGCGATCGTCAAAAATGCTTTTACCCCCGCCGCCCAACAATCAGGATCTCAATTCCCTGATGTTCCCAGCACCTTCTGGGGTTATCAAGCCATTCAATCCGCCTATCAAGGTGGGTTTATTTCCGGATTTCCTGACGGTCAGTTTCGACCCAATGACCCCATTACCCGCATTCAAAGCATTGTGGGTTTGGCTCAAGGACTTGGCTACCAGTCGGACAATCTCGATGTCCTCTCCATCTATCAAGATGCAGGCGAGATCCCGGCTTGGGCGCTTCCCTCTGTTGCGGGAGCCACAACCGGAAATTTGGTGGTTAACTATCCTAACCAAAGCCAACTCAATCCCAATCGTGTGGCCACCCGCGCCGATGTAGCAGCATTTGTCTATCAGGCTTTAGTCAACACCGGGAAGGTTCAGGCGATCAACTCTCCCTATTTAATTAGCACCCCCTAGCTTTTCGCCCTCAACCTAAATTATCCCCTTAAAATAGCCAGCTACCCAATTGGATAGCTGGCGATCGATTTAATATGTTTAGGGTCTTTATCAGAAACAGGAGTTAACAAGTGCCTCAGCAGCCCAACTATGGGGTAATACCTGCTTTAGTCCTTGGTTCCTGCTATGGCTGACCCCAATTGAAGGAAAACGGGTATTTATATTTAGGGCCTTTATTTGGGCTGACCCCAATTGAGCTTATGTTATTATTATTACAGATATCATAACCAAATTTCAAATTTCGTAATATTTTCTTTATTTTTTTGTCGGTTGTTTGCGCAATATGTATTTTTGTCTAGGGACATGAAGTTTTGTTACTTGGATTTGGGCGATCGCTGCTCCAGGCGAAACAGCCACACCATTAAGGCTACGACCCCCACCTGAAGCGCAAAGTTGGGTAAGGCGGTCGCTACATCCCTTCCTGACAGGAGTTGAGCCAAAAATACTACCGCCCCAATTAATCCAGAGGCGGCGAAGGATACATATATAAACTGTCGCAGTCCTCGATAGGGTGCTTTGGACTCTGCTTTCAGACGCTCATAAAGTTCTGGGTCGAGATTTCTGGGATTAATGCGATCGCTTTTTGACTTAGGCATATTTAATATAGTTTTGAGTTGATGTCTGTATTCTAGGATTAGGGGTCGAGAGAGATGTCACCATTTCCCCCTCCCATTCAAAACCGTAGGTGATAGTTTCCCATCATAGGGCTCTAGTGGTGCTTCCACATCCCGATAATTGGCATAGACACGAAAAACTTCATGATGTGACGCACGCGCAGATTGCTCCATTGTTAAGGATGCAGCATTGGCGTTGTCTAGCGCCGTTTGATCATGATGACAGTGGCGGTGTAATAGCTGAAGATTCTTGTATACGTCCTTTCCGCCGAGGCTTTGAGGTACAATGTGGTCTACTTCTACTAATCTGATGGGGTAAAGTATAACCCACGCCAGGCACACCTGCCTTTTGGCATTTTGAGTAGTTTTGCTACCCTATTTGGCGTGTCGGTTGCTTGTCCTTTTTTGGTTCCCCAGTAAATCCAATTTCCGTCATAAAGTGTTGCGTCAGGGCGTATTAGGGTGTGTCGGACAATTGGAGTCCAGTTATGTTTCCATAGTAGGTATCCATCCTCGGTTTTGAATAACCAAGATTCATGCCTTTCTTTCCCGTTACTGAGTTTGACCGTTCCCGGTCTGAAACATTTACTGAGCTTTTCGTAACTTGCCTTTCCGCATCTTGAGCCTGTTCATGCCCGTAACATTTGCCAGACTGTCTGGTCTAGCTTATTGAAGGTTTTAGTTGAAACTACCCATGAGTAGTAATTTGACCATCCCCGAATAATTGGGTTTAGTTTGTTGATCAGGGATGATTGAGGTGCGGTTTTATATTGTTTGATTACACCCTTAATCACTTCTGTGTGGGCTTTAACTGCTTTCTTACTGGGTTTAATGTGGGTTTGATGTCCGATTAATCGGCTCGCTGCCCCTCCTGTTTTTCCAGATTTATATTTTCCTGTTGGGTATTGCCTGATATTGAAACCGAGAAAGTCGAACCCTGGTTCCTCTATCTTTCCATTGTACTCAATGTGATTGAGCGTATGGCAGATACGAGTCTTTTCGGGTTTAATTTATAATCCTACAGGTTTTAGCCATTCAGAAATAGCAGTTTGGCACTGTTCGATGATTCCTAGGTCTTTTGAGATGACCACAAAATCATCGACATATCGTATTAGGTTGACCTGAATAGTCGTCCCTTTATTAGGATAAATTTCTTTGACTAGCCTTTCCATATCATCCAGTGCGATGTTGGCGAGTATTGGACTTATTACCCCTCCTTGAGGTGTCCCGGTTTCTGTATCTTCAAATACACCGTTATCTAGTACACCCGCTTTGAGCCATTTTCTCAGGTCTCTTTTTAGGCTACTTGGACAATGAATTTTTGACAGTAGGTAATCATGCTTCACGGTAAGAGCATTTTGCTATATCCGCATCCAGAACGTAGTAACTTCCGTGTTTTATACTTAGGTAAATACGCGCTATTGCATCTTGGGCAGACCGTCCTGGACGGAACCCATAGCTCGTACTTTCGAATCTTGATTCCCATTCAGGCTCAAGTGCCGATTTAACCAAGGCTTGCCTAGCTCTATCTTGGATTGTGAGTATTCCTATTCCAGCTTTTTTCATCCCTTCCAGGTTTTGGTATCCAAACCCGTGTAGGGTGCGTTACATTGAGAGACTTGGCATAGAAACGAAAAACTTTCTGGTAACGGACCATGTAGGGTTTTGCTTTGAGATTCCCTTGAATTTTCTCGGTTAGGTCTAACCTTTGTTTGGGGGATATTGCTATCACTCCATCTACTCCAGCCGTCCTCTTTCCTTGACTATCTTGAGAGGGGCGGGTTCATTAAGCTGACTGTTGGGAAGCATGGCTGACCGTGGAACCCGCCCCTACAGTCGCACTGCTAAGAGCCGGGCGTAATATGACTTCACCAATAGACGTTGCCACCTTCTCGCTTTTGCGTCCTGTCCCGATTTAGCTGCTTGAAATATCCTCTTTTGGAGCTTAAACACTTTCCGTTGAACTTTAGGCCATGGGATAGTTTTCCATACGTTATTCGTAGTCTTGATTGGCTTTGATTTCTCAAATCCTTTCTTTAAACTCGCTTGCGTCATTTATACACCTACTTGACTCTATTCTTGCAATCAAACCGTGACCTGTTGGCATATCCCGACCGTTACAGTAGGGCATTAGCTTCTGGTCGCATCTCACATCCTCTAGGACTTGCGCTTACACTTATCACTACTGAGGTATCGACCATACTCTCAGAGTCCAGGAGGACTTAAAACGTTCCGTTTATATGGGCTTTCCATCTTTAGATTTGTCCTCAGAACCGGGGTACTTTAAAGGTCTTTGTAGGTAGTGGTAGGAGCCTCCTACTTTTCCCCTTGCTCTTTTGAGCGCAGCGTATCAACCTATTTCGCTACTAATTAATTACGGTGGTTCACGCCGGACATTCAGTTTCCTTAATCATGGATGGTTGGCAGTGGACTCGATTCCGATACTAGGTTGTATCTTGGAGCCTTCCGTTCCCCGCTTCAATCCTAGAGTCATGACTTCTAAAACTGGGGGTGGCTATCGCCGTTACCCTCATCTCTGTTCCGTAACGTTTCTGTTATGTTAGGAATTGTTACGGTTTGTTACAGATTGTGTTGACCTTGGGTTCCCTGCCGGGATTTGGTATCGTATGATACAAATTGTTGGGACATATAAACAGTTATGGGGATGGTCAGGAAGTGCGTTCCTTATATTCCACCAAGGGGTGGAAGTCCCACTAGGAGGTTAATTCAGGCATTGCAGCCTTATTTAACTCCTAAACGTCTCGCACTACTTATTTAATTTAACAGTTGCCTCATTATCAGAGAAATGGGTTTAAAACCTTGCACTTCAGGGCGACTTTGTGCTCAAACTAAAATAACCGGAAAATCAGATGTGTAGTCGTGGCACGCGAACTGACCGTTGTCAAAAGGCTAGTGTCACCAACCTTCCATTAGGTTGCCCCAATACCTCACTGCTCTCTAACAAAGAATATGGCTTCTGTGGGTGAAAATAGAACTTAAATAGGGTAGGGCATACCCGAATTTACGCGGTGGGAGTAGTCCATAGCGAGTGCTTGCTGTAAAAGGTGTAGTCGGATACGACATGAAACTGTAAGACCAAAACTAACTTAGGTTAGTGGAGGCAGGATTCAGCCCAAGAATCCTCGGACTTCAGGACGAGGAGTGTCAACATCAGATACTTTAATGGTTCGGGAATAACAGATATTCTCTGGTATGCTCCCGGTCTTGACCCGGATTTTATGTGGCACTTTAATCAAGATGGTAACTATGACGGTTTTCAGTTGACCGTTGATGGTCATTATGCTCCGGTTCCGGCAGATTTAGAAGTCTTCTAAGGGTTCCCGGTTCAGAATATCTCGATATTGTCGCCATGGGGGAAGATACTCGTCCATATAAGCCTGAAAACGGTCATTATGATAACGTTCCAAGAGATGCACTAACTCATGAACTACGACATATTCCAAGCACTCTATGGGCTTTTTTGCGAGTTCTAAATTTAGCCAGATGCGACGCTGAGTGATATTACAACTCCCCCATTTAGTCCGCATTTTCTTAATCCCCCAATCGGTGACATTTTCCCCGATAATGGGTTGCCATTTATTCAGCAATTGTGGTATAATATCCTGGAGTTGTTGCCGATACCATTCGGCTAAAACTTGGGCGCGATTGTCCCGAGAAGTTCCGGGATTAACGAATAATTGCACTATCCGAGAATTGGGAATTTTAAGTTCATGTTTCCCTCGGCGTTCTATGACTTCTAAGCGGTAGCGTTTCCCGAAGATATAATGAGTTTCGCCGGATACCATTTCTCGCCGGGATTGACGGGGTTGGGCGGCGAATTTTGCCTGGTGTTTTTTAATCCAAGATAGACGGGAGATAATCGCCAGTCGGATATTATCATCAGTGAAGTGAAGCGGCGCAGCTACCCGCACCCGACCCTCTGGGGGATAGACTCCAATATGGAGATTTTTAATTGATTTGCGAATCACTTGCACGGGAATTTGAGCAATGGTTATCTGGTAATCTGTGGGAGATTTACTGGTAGTCATGTTGCTGTTTAATTAACTCCAAGAGTTGGTTAAGGGGTAGGTCTACTTTAGCATCAACTAGGACGGCATTAAGGGCATTTTTGACCTCGATTTCTTTGAAACGGTTGCCAATCCAGTTGTCTTTTTTGGTGGTGATCACGACCTGATCAATCTTGAGGGCTAAGGCTTCATCTTTGTCTAGGTTATCGTAGAGGGAACGGAGGGCGGAGGTATTGAGGGCAGGGGGATAATTTCCTACGGCTGATCCGGTGGGGTCTGTCACTCGTTTGGCGAGTTGTTTCACCTCTTCCAAATACTCTTGGTAACTGATGGCTTTCTGGTGACGTTGTTCAATCAAAGAATCCAATAACTCCGACATTTCCTCATAATATTTCGGGTTGATCGGACTCTCATCTAAGATAATTTTGCGGATATTATTCTCGATCGCCTCTGCGATCGCTTTATGATCTTGTTTCAAGCCTTCCGGGAGACTCTCCAAAACCGGGAAACCCTGATTAACAATAAGCTGCACCAGTCCCAACTCCTCAAAGTCCGCCACCAGGTTACTGGGTTCAGCGCGGATATAGGTATCCATGAGGTGACGCATGGCGGGTTCATAGATTTTACTATCGATATAGTCCCCGCTGGCAATTTTTACCTCCTCCCGTATTTGGCTATAGTGTCTAACTTCGGCTTTGATGGTTTCCGCTTCCTGGGGGGTGTAGCCTGCGGCTTCCATTTCGTTAGCCAGGTTACTGTAGGCGCGAATGAGGGCGTTAACCGCTTGATAGAAGGCGACCCGTTTCGGTTCATTAGCGGCGATCGCTTTTTGATCTCTGGTGTCTGGGGTACAAAAATAATGGCGATAGTCGGCACTCTCACGGGGACGCGGGACGGGTTCACAGAGGGCGCGGACAGCTTCTAAGGTGGTTTCTAGGCGATCGCACCCTTTAGAAAGGCGATCGCACAATAACCCCGCCACGTCCGCCGCCTCATAGCCATCAAACGCCCCACTGGTGTAATCTGTAACGGCCCCCTGTAGTTGCCGAAACAGGTCCTTATAATCCACAATATAGCCATATTCCTTAATCTTCTCCATCAAGGCGGTTAACCCGACAAATAGCCTGAAATAAGCCATGATCTCGCATAGTTTTATCAATATAGAGATAAGTCGCCGGGGGTGCATCAAATCCCGTCAGCAGCTTATCCACCACAATTAACAGGCGCATTTGTCCCGGTTCCGTAATAAAGCGCCGTTTAACCTCCTGTTCAAATTCCCCCACCCGATACATTGCCACATCTTCCGACTGCTTAAAATAGTCCGCCAACATTCGCCGATAAATCTCATACTGGTGGAGTTTTTCCGTCAGTCCCTCCCCCGTTTCCTCCCCTTTAATATCCGCCGGGGAAGGTTTATAACTGGTGATAATCGCGCATTTACCCTGAAAATCCGTTTGGCTGAAAAGTTCGTAAGTTTTACAGGCTTGATAAATGCTACTACAGACCAGCATCGCGTTACCCCGTCCGTCCATTAACCGGGGTTTCGTTTCCATGTCGAGGAGAATATCGTTAACAATTTCTTCCAGGCGAGACCTACTCGAGAGGAGTTTTTGCATCGTCCCTCATTTCTTTTTAAGTTCAGTTTTAGCCAACTCCGATAAGCCGCGAGTTTTCGCCTCAAACCACTGGTCAATTTTCTGGGGACTGGTTAAAGTTTGGTCAATGTCGCGCGCCTCATAACGTAAATCTAGCACAACCCCATCTCTCACCGCTTCGTTAAATTTGTAGGTGTGGATATAGTCCCCAAATACTTCCATACTGCGCTGTTTATCTTCTTTGAGGAGGGGGGTCCCCGTAAAGCCAATAAATAAACCATCCGGGATAATTTGCTTCATGGCGCTATGGAGTTTTCCCGACTGGGTGCGGTGACATTCATCTACAAATACAAATATGTTTCCCTTGGCGGAAAAGTTGCTGGGGAGTTGCTGGAGACTGTCGATAAATTCCTGAGTCGTATCTTGGGAATGGTTGCCGAATTTGTGAATTAGGGAACACATTAACCAGGGTTGGGTTTCGTTCAGTTTGGCGATTAGGTCGGCGCTGCTTTCCGTGCGGTCAATATCCTCATCCACTCCTTTAAAAATGCTGTTAATCTGTTCGTCGAGTTCAGTGCGATCGCTTATAATTAAAACCCTAGCATCCCTTTGATTTTCGCGAATCCATTTTGCCAGCCACACCATAGTTAGACTTTTTCCCGACCCTTGAGTATGCCAGATAATGCCACCCAGACCCTCTCCGATAAACTTCTGAGCGGCTTTAATCCCGAAATATTGGTTATGGCGGCAGGTTTTTTTAATCCCCGCATCAAATATGATAAAATCGTGGATAATTTCCAGGAGGCGGCTTTTGGCACACAGTAGGCTAAGATGCCAATCTAGGGGACTGTCAAACCCATCAACTTCCCCCTCCTCTTCTTTCCATTCCAGATAATATTTTTCCCGCGTTTCGATAGTCCCGTAGCGCAGTCCTTGGCTATCATTTCCCGCCATAATTAACTGAAGCGTCGTCAAAAACGGGCGGATAAATTCCCTTTT includes:
- a CDS encoding reverse transcriptase domain-containing protein, producing the protein MKKAGIGILTIQDRARQALVKSALEPEWESRFESTSYGFRPGRSAQDAIARIYLSIKHGSYYVLDADIAKCSYREA
- a CDS encoding DUF1565 domain-containing protein — encoded protein: MKDKYFLTNKAADSYHTWSQKAFGFRLWSWRRGMSLLATPLILGAIADLAITPKAIANELPTSQNSPEYLVQAQIIYVNPSTGTDNDTVTGSQAAPFRTITYAMSRATAGTTIKLAPGTYSPDTGEAFPINIQPGVILLGDQSNNGRNVLIIGGGNFVSPSLARQNATIRTLGDPQILGVTITNPNTRGTGIWVESSNPTISNSTFVNSKRDGVFISAEGNATITNNIFAQNDGNGISVARSGGGLIRGNLFQNTGFGISINDDSAPKIVENQIVDNRDGVMISHTAKPILRNNLIENNQRDGIVAIATAQPNLGTAGDPGQNLIRNNQRYDVYNATRGNSISAVGNQIDESRIYGAVEYVLAAVTPPNLGLEVGTISDLQGHWAQSYMEALVSLGIMSGFDDGSFRPDEPVTRVQFAAIVKNAFTPAAQQSGSQFPDVPSTFWGYQAIQSAYQGGFISGFPDGQFRPNDPITRIQSIVGLAQGLGYQSDNLDVLSIYQDAGEIPAWALPSVAGATTGNLVVNYPNQSQLNPNRVATRADVAAFVYQALVNTGKVQAINSPYLISTP
- a CDS encoding M48 family metallopeptidase; translation: MTTSKSPTDYQITIAQIPVQVIRKSIKNLHIGVYPPEGRVRVAAPLHFTDDNIRLAIISRLSWIKKHQAKFAAQPRQSRREMVSGETHYIFGKRYRLEVIERRGKHELKIPNSRIVQLFVNPGTSRDNRAQVLAEWYRQQLQDIIPQLLNKWQPIIGENVTDWGIKKMRTKWGSCNITQRRIWLNLELAKKPIECLEYVVVHELVHLLERYHNDRFQAYMDEYLPPWRQYRDILNREPLEDF
- a CDS encoding type I restriction enzyme subunit R domain-containing protein, which translates into the protein MQKLLSSRSRLEEIVNDILLDMETKPRLMDGRGNAMLVCSSIYQACKTYELFSQTDFQGKCAIITSYKPSPADIKGEETGEGLTEKLHQYEIYRRMLADYFKQSEDVAMYRVGEFEQEVKRRFITEPGQMRLLIVVDKLLTGFDAPPATYLYIDKTMRDHGLFQAICRVNRLDGED
- the yidD gene encoding membrane protein insertion efficiency factor YidD codes for the protein MKQILIGLIKGYKSLISPVLPPACRFYPTCSEYAMEAIDRFGIFRGGWMAIARILRCHPLHPGGYDPVPPKDDHDH
- a CDS encoding calcium-binding protein — translated: MSQFIETPQIEELPDGSLIFRGATEPQNFFAGGSGDDIITGGDSDDTLYGGPGNDTIDGRGGNDLILGEEGHDSLIGGSGDDTIYGGEGNDTIDGQERSGIMDDYYV
- a CDS encoding DUF3493 domain-containing protein produces the protein MPKSKSDRINPRNLDPELYERLKAESKAPYRGLRQFIYVSFAASGLIGAVVFLAQLLSGRDVATALPNFALQVGVVALMVWLFRLEQRSPKSK
- a CDS encoding calcium-binding protein; the protein is MSQVVDPTEFQVIFTAEGAVIVGNPNQSARIRGTAEAIRIQGTPFADTLTAGDNPNMVIYGFEGNDSIVGGEGDNELYGNQGNDTIYGIAGNNLIYGGQGDDLIYGGDGNNSLSGDKGNDTLVGGTGNDIIRGGDGEDLIYGGGGNNLLFGEKGNDTIIGGPGNDTIYGGQGNDFIRGGDGNDFIAGDKGNDTLTGGAGADTFAITASANLTRDVITDFNSAEGDIIALRAGAGYDLNSFQTVATDADASGLSGLVYIQSTGVLLFNGEEIAEFLGSPDITASDFELF
- a CDS encoding reverse transcriptase N-terminal domain-containing protein, producing MTQASLKKGFEKSKPIKTTNNVWKTIPWPKVQRKVFKLQKRIFQAAKSGQDAKARRWQRLLVKSYYARLLAVRL